A window of the Diorhabda carinulata isolate Delta chromosome 1, icDioCari1.1, whole genome shotgun sequence genome harbors these coding sequences:
- the LOC130903587 gene encoding ferrochelatase, mitochondrial, with the protein MMLPRSTSALRQIPAWLRDYSTTITKPKTGIVLVNMGGPENTDQVHDYLKRIMTDTDMIQLPIAQNKLGPWIAKRRTPEVQKKYKEIGGGSPILKWTKLQGKLLCDKLDECCPESAPHKPYVAFRYVPPFSEDAFTEIERDGVEHTVIFSQYPQYSCATTGSSFNEIYRYLKKKGISNGMKLSIIDRWPINSSLAKCFAENIKKELDKIPESKRKEAIILFSAHSLPLKAVNRGDPYPSEVGATVHQVMKELDLPQPYQLVWQSKVGPLKWLGPMTDEAIEDYVKQGRKTFIVVPIAFVNEHIETLHELDIEYCQDLAKKIGVEIIHRVPAPNDHPLFIEALYDIVKKHLKEKIPVSSKFLNRCPHCVNQNCAISKKWYSEVCSF; encoded by the exons ATGATGTTACCACGTTCTACAAGTGCACTAA GACAAATACCAGCATGGTTGAGAGACTATTCTACAActataacaaaaccaaaaactGGAATTGTTTTAGTTAATATGGGTGGTCCAGAAAACACAGACCAAGTGCACGATTATTTGAAACGAATAATGACTGATACAGATATGATACAGCTACCCATAGCTCAAAA tAAGTTAGGACCTTGGATAGCTAAACGAAGAACTCCAGAAGTACAGAAAAAGTATAAAGAAATAGGAGGTGGCTCGCCGATTTTGAAGTGGACAAAATTGCAGGGTAAACTTTTATGTGATAAGTTAGATGAATGTTGTCCCGAATCTGCCCCTCATAAACCTTATGTTGCCTTCAGATATGTACCACCATTTTCAGAAGACGCTTTTACAGAAATAGAAAg agaTGGAGTTGAACATACTGTAATATTTTCTCAGTATCCACAATACAGTTGTGCAACAACAGGTTCtagttttaatgaaatttaccgatatttgaagaagaa GGGCATTTCTAATGGTATGAAATTGTCTATTATCGATAGATGGCCAATTAATTCATCATTGGCCAAGTGCTTtgctgaaaatattaaaaaagaactTGATAAAATTCCAGAAAGTAAGAGAAAAGAagccattattttattttctgcaCACTCATTGCCTCTGAAA GCTGTAAATCGTGGAGATCCTTACCCATCAGAAGTTGGAGCCACTGTTCATCAAGTAATGAAAGAATTGGACTTGCCCCAACCATATCAACTAGTATGGCAATCAAAAGTGGGTCCTTTGAAGTGGCTAGGACCAATGACTGATGAGGCGATTGAAGATTATGTCAAACaaggaagaaaaacttttattgtagTTCCTATTGCATTCGTTAATGAACACATTGAAACTCTCCATGAGTTAGATATTGAGTATTGTCAAGACTTAGCAAAAAAG ATTGGAGTCGAGATAATACATAGAGTACCAGCACCTAATGACCATCCTCTATTCATAGAAGCTCTTTATGACATTGTTAAGAAACATTTGAAGGAAAAGATTCCAGTGTCGAGTAAATTCTTGAATAGATGCCCACATTGTGTAAATCAAAATTGTGCTATTAGCAAAAAGTGGTATTCGGAAGTATgttcattttga